The genomic DNA GGATCCCACTCTACAGCAGGATGCGCGGCGGCGCAATATTCGCCGCCCGGTTGCGCAGGAACATGCGCTGGAAACCCCTCTCCCATAGCCGCGGGCGGCCGTGGGAGAGGGGGGACCGGTTTATTCCAGCCCCTCGAACAGGGCGGTGGAGAGATAGCGCTCGGCGAAGGATGGCAGGATCACGACGATCAGCTTGCCCTCGTTCTCCGGACGGGAGCCGATCTCCAGCGCCGCGGCCAGCGCCGCGCCCGAGGAGATGCCGACCGGGATGCCTTCCAGCTTCGCCACCTTGCGGGCCGTCTCGAAGGCGCGCTGGTTGGAGATGCGCACGACCTCGTCGATCAGGTCCTTCTTCAGGACGTCCGGCACGAAGCCGGCGCCGATGCCCTGGATCTTGTGCGGGCCGGGCATGCCGCCGGACAGGACGGGGCTGTCCTCCGGCTCCACCGCGATGGTGCGGAAGCCCGGCTTGCGGGCCTTCAGGACCTCCGACACGCCGGTCAGCGTGCCGCCGGTGCCGACGCCGGAAATCAGGAAATCGGCCTTGCCGTCGGTGTCCTTCCAGATCTCCTCCGCCGTCGTGTTGCGGTGGATCTCCGGGTTGGCGGCGTTCTTGAACTGCTGGAGCATGTAGGCGTTCGGATCGGTGGCGACGATCTCGTCGGCCCGGCGGATGGCGCCCTTCATGCCCTCCGCCGCCGGGGTCAGCACCAGCTCGGCGCCCAGCAGCTTCAGCATCTTGCGGCGCTCGACCGACATGCTTTCCGGCATGGTCAGGATCAGCCGGTAGCCCTTGGCGGCGGCGACGAAGGCCAGCGCGATGCCGGTGTTGCCCGACGTCGGCTCGACCAGGGTGGTGCGGCCGGGCTCGATGGTGCCGGCGCGCTCCGCCGCGTCGATCATCGCGAAGCCGATGCGGTCCTTCACGCTGGCCAGCGGGTTGAAGAACTCCAGCTTGCCGACGATCTGGGCCTTGGCCCCGGCGTCCTCGGCCAGCCGGTTGACGCGCACCAGCGGCGTGGCGCCGACGGTGTCGAGAATGCTGTCGTAGATCTTACCGCGAAACTCGGAACCCGGCATTTTTCACTCCTCCGGTGTGTGGTATTTTCCCACTTTCCACAGCGTGTGTGGAATTTAACCGTTTTCCGGGTGGGATCAAATCGTAAAATCGATGCGGTCTTCGGTCTCGCTCTCCACCCCGGCGGTGCGGGCGCGCAGGCAGAGATCCTCGATGGTGATGTCGTCGAGCTTCTTCATGCATTCCTCCTGAAGCTCGTTCCACAGAGGGCGCACGACCTTGTGCCCCAGGATGGAACCCGCCGGCTCCTCGATGGGGTCGGTCGCGGTCTCCATGGAGCGGACGACCTTCACGATCTCGCCCAGCGTGATCCGCCGGCGCTCGCGGGCCAGCCGGTAGCCGCCGCGCGGCCCGCGCACGCCGGCCAGGACGCCGTCGCGGACGAGCTGCTGGAGAACCTGCTCCAGATAGCGCTTGGGAATGCCCTGGCGGCGCGTGATCTCGCCGGACTGCACGGGTTCGGTGCCGGCGTTGTAGGCGATGTCCAGAACCGCCTCGATCGCGAACATCAGCTTCTTGGAGATGCGGAGCATCAGCGCGACTCCTGCGCGGGGGAGGGCGGGGCGAACTGGCCGGTGGAGCCGAAGCCGCCCGTTCCGCGGGCGCTGTCGGGCAGGGCGGCCGACTCGGCCCAGGCGGCGCGTTCGTAGCGGGCGATCACCAACTGGGCGATGCGCTGCCCGCGCTCCACCGTGAAGGGCTGGTCGCCGTGGTTGATCAGGATCACCCCGACCTCGCCGCGGTAGTCGGCGTCGATGGTGCCGGGGCTGTTCAGCACCGTGACCCCGTGCTTCAGCGCCAGACCGGAGCGCGGCCGCACCTGCGCCTCGTACCCGTCGGGCAGGGCGAAGGCGACGCCGGTGGGGATCAGCGCGCGGCGGCCCGGCTCCAGGACGACCGGCTCCGCCACCGCCGCCAGCAGGTCCATGCCCGCCGCATGCTCCGTCGCGTAGGCCGGCAGGTCCAGCCCCGCGGCGTGGGCGAGCCGGACGATGGGAACGGGAATGGCGGGTGCCGTTGCGCTCACGGAATGGTCTCCTGGAGGGCGGGGGTGGAGGGTGGATTGAAATGCCGGGCGATGGCCTCGGCCAAGCGGGCGGCCACGGCGTCCTTGCCCATGGTGGGCCAGTCCTCGGCGCCGTCGGCGCGGATCAGATGGACAGTGTTGTCGGCCCCGCCGAAGGTGGTGGTGCCCGGCGACACGTCGTTGGCGACGATCCAGTCGCAGCCCTTGCGGATGCGCTTGGCGGTCGCATAGTCCACCACGTTGCCGGTCTCCGCGGCGAAGCCGACAACCAGCGCCGGGCGGCGCGGCCCCGGCTGGGACAGGGTCGCCAGGATGTCGGGATTCTCGGCCAGGGTCAGGCTCGGCGGGCCGCCGCCGTCCTTCTTCAGCTTGCGGTCCGATTCGCCGGCCACACGCCAGTCGGCGACGGCGGCGGCGCAGACCGCGATGTCCGCGGGCAGAGCCGACTCGCAGGCCGCCAGCATCTCCCGCGCCGTCTCGATGGGGCGCACGGTGCAGCCGGCCGGGTCGGGCAGGCGGGTCGGGCCGGTGACCAGCGTCACGTCGGCGCCCAGCCGCCGCAGCGCCTCGGCGATGGCGTGGCCCTGCTTGCCGGAGGAGCGGTTGGCGATGTAGCGCACCGGGTCGATGGGCTCCACCGTCGGGCCGCTGGTGACCAGGGCGCGCTTGCCGGCCAGCGGCCTGGGCGCGTCCAACTCCTCGAAATGGGCGGCGATGGCCTGGACGATCTCCATCGGTTCGGCCATGCGCCCGAATCCGTACTCGCCGCAGGCCATCTCCCCCTTGTTCGGGCCGACCCGGCGCACGCCGCGCTTCTCCAGGAGCGCCAGATTGTCGCGGGTCGCCGGATGCTCCCACATGCGGACGTTCATCGCCGGGGCGACGAGCACCGGCTTGTCGGTGGCCAGCAGCACGGTGGCCGCCAGATCGTCGGCCATGCCGGCGGCCATGCGGGCCAGCAGGTTGGCGGTGGCCGGGGCGACGACCAGCAGGTCGGCGTCGCGCGACAGCTGGATGTGTCCCATCTCCGATTCGTCGGTCAGGGACCACAGGTCCTGGTAGACGGTGTCCTCGGTCAGCGCCTGCACGGACAGCGGCGTGACGAACTGGGTCCCGGCCCGGGTCAGGACCGCGCGCACGCGCACGCCCCGCTCCTTCAGGCGGCGGATCAGCTCCAGGCTCTTGTAGGCCGCGATGCCGCCCGCGATGACGAGCAGGATGCGCTTGCCGGACAGCACGGATGTTTCGGCCACGGGGGTCCGCCTCTCCTTGCTATGGATTTTGTAGAATTCAGATATTCCATCACGACACCCGGTACAAGCGTCCTTCGCTGATCCTCACAGCGAATCCGGTGTGAAATGCACATCCATGATGGGTGTGTGAAACCGCGGGCGTGATATTTCGTTGCGCGGCCGCATCCCAGGTCTTTCGTCTCCGGCCCATCATCGCGTAGAGTGCATTTTTAAGGATTTGCTGATAACCAGGGCAATCCGATGGCCTTTTC from Azospirillum brasilense includes the following:
- the coaBC gene encoding bifunctional phosphopantothenoylcysteine decarboxylase/phosphopantothenate--cysteine ligase CoaBC, with product MAETSVLSGKRILLVIAGGIAAYKSLELIRRLKERGVRVRAVLTRAGTQFVTPLSVQALTEDTVYQDLWSLTDESEMGHIQLSRDADLLVVAPATANLLARMAAGMADDLAATVLLATDKPVLVAPAMNVRMWEHPATRDNLALLEKRGVRRVGPNKGEMACGEYGFGRMAEPMEIVQAIAAHFEELDAPRPLAGKRALVTSGPTVEPIDPVRYIANRSSGKQGHAIAEALRRLGADVTLVTGPTRLPDPAGCTVRPIETAREMLAACESALPADIAVCAAAVADWRVAGESDRKLKKDGGGPPSLTLAENPDILATLSQPGPRRPALVVGFAAETGNVVDYATAKRIRKGCDWIVANDVSPGTTTFGGADNTVHLIRADGAEDWPTMGKDAVAARLAEAIARHFNPPSTPALQETIP
- the dut gene encoding dUTP diphosphatase, which codes for MSATAPAIPVPIVRLAHAAGLDLPAYATEHAAGMDLLAAVAEPVVLEPGRRALIPTGVAFALPDGYEAQVRPRSGLALKHGVTVLNSPGTIDADYRGEVGVILINHGDQPFTVERGQRIAQLVIARYERAAWAESAALPDSARGTGGFGSTGQFAPPSPAQESR
- a CDS encoding RrF2 family transcriptional regulator; its protein translation is MLRISKKLMFAIEAVLDIAYNAGTEPVQSGEITRRQGIPKRYLEQVLQQLVRDGVLAGVRGPRGGYRLARERRRITLGEIVKVVRSMETATDPIEEPAGSILGHKVVRPLWNELQEECMKKLDDITIEDLCLRARTAGVESETEDRIDFTI
- the cysK gene encoding cysteine synthase A, which codes for MPGSEFRGKIYDSILDTVGATPLVRVNRLAEDAGAKAQIVGKLEFFNPLASVKDRIGFAMIDAAERAGTIEPGRTTLVEPTSGNTGIALAFVAAAKGYRLILTMPESMSVERRKMLKLLGAELVLTPAAEGMKGAIRRADEIVATDPNAYMLQQFKNAANPEIHRNTTAEEIWKDTDGKADFLISGVGTGGTLTGVSEVLKARKPGFRTIAVEPEDSPVLSGGMPGPHKIQGIGAGFVPDVLKKDLIDEVVRISNQRAFETARKVAKLEGIPVGISSGAALAAALEIGSRPENEGKLIVVILPSFAERYLSTALFEGLE